A part of Miscanthus floridulus cultivar M001 chromosome 6, ASM1932011v1, whole genome shotgun sequence genomic DNA contains:
- the LOC136459365 gene encoding uncharacterized protein — MNDDASSSPASYIRLVQHLIEKCICYKLNKEECMETLEKHAKIMPVITSTVWKELEKENREFFETYKKDRGGGGPNPNQEAATTGHHPSRVQQSCCSQASTTTLQKNPSGEQEQRVVENKENRKNPSHEQEQRVVETKEKRKNPSASKSSGDDDNQNSRSVN, encoded by the exons ATGAACGACGACGCCTCCTCGTCTCCGGCTTCGTACATCAGACTG GTGCAGCATCTGATCGagaagtgcatctgctacaaatTGAACAAGGAGGAGTGCATGGAGACGTTGGAGAAGCACGCCAAAATCATGCCCGTCATCACATCCACCG TGTGGAAGGAGCTGGAGAAGGAGAACAGGGAGTTCTTCGAGACGTACAAGAAGGATCGGGGAGGCGGAGGCCCGAACCCGAACCAGGAAGCGGCTACTACTGGTCACCATCCTTCGCGCGTCCAACAGAGCTGCTGCTCACAAGCGTCGACGACGACGCTGCAGAAGAATCCATCTGGTGAACAGGAACAGCGCGTCGTGGAGAATAAGGAGAACAGGAAAAATCCATCTCATGAACAGGAGCAGCGCGTCGTGGAGAcgaaggagaagaggaagaatCCTTCTGCTTCCAAGAGCTCAGGcgacgacgacaaccagaacTCTCGCTCGGTTAATTAG
- the LOC136456788 gene encoding metal tolerance protein 5-like, translating into MATLGLQIILESIRSLASDGDEFSLTSDQEKWLVDIMLSVTLVKLALVIYCRSFTNEIVKAYAQDHFFDVITNVIGLVAALLANYIEGWIDPLGAIILAIYTIRTWSMTVLENVHSLVGQSASPEYLQKLTYLCWNHHKAVRHIDTVRAYTFGSHYFVEVDIVLPSNMPLREAHDIGEALQEKLERLPEIERAFVHLDYEFTHRPEHALSHEK; encoded by the exons ATGGCAACCCTTGGCCTTCAGATAATTCTAGAATCAATACGCTCATTGGCGTCTGAT GGAGATGAATTCAGCTTAACAAGTGATCAAGAAAAGTGGCTTGTGGACATCATGCTTTCTGTGACATTGGTAAAACTTGCCTTGGTTATATATTGCCGCTCATTCACCAACGAAATTGTCAAAGCATATGCACAGGATCACTTTTTCGATGTCATCACAAATGTAATTGGCTTGGTTGCTGCACTACTTGCCAATTATATTGAGGGCTGGATCGACCCACTTGGTGCAATCATT CTGGCAATCTACACGATCAGAACATGGTCTATGACGGTGCTGGAGAACGTGCACTCCCTGGTGGGGCAGTCGGCCTCGCCAGAGTACCTCCAGAAGCTGACTTACCTGTGCTGGAACCACCACAAGGCCGTGCGGCACATCGACACAGTGCGCGCCTACACGTTTGGTTCCCACTACTTCGTTGAGGTGGACATCGTGCTGCCATCGAACATGCCGCTGCGGGAGGCTCACGACATCGGTGAGGCCCTGCAGGAGAAGCTGGAGCGCCTGCCAGAGATCGAGCGCGCGTTCGTCCACCTCGACTACGAGTTCACCCACCGGCCCGAGCACGCCTTGTCCCACGAGAAATAG
- the LOC136461142 gene encoding metal tolerance protein 5-like: MSAAAAAANGGEGEELLLFSAVEAGRGGGAPAEAEESWRLNFEGFRPPEAHQERPPTGPLHHCLGVLAQGPEDVVAEYYQQQVEMLEGFSEMDTLTDRGFLPGMSKEEREKVARSETLAIRLSNIANMVLFAAKVYASVRSGSLAIIASTLDSLLDLLSGFILWFTAFSMQTPNPYRYPIGKKRMQPLVLLVIKN; the protein is encoded by the exons ATGtctgcggcagcggcggcggcgaacggcGGGGAGGGGGAGGAGCTCCTCCTGTTCTCGGCCGTGGAGGCTGGCCGCGGTGGCGGCGCGCCCGCCGAGGCGGAGGAGTCGTGGCGGCTCAACTTCGAGGGATTCCGACCGCCGGAGGCCCACCAGGAGAGGCCGCCGACCGGTCCGCTCCACCACTGCCTCGGCGTTCTAG CTCAAGGTCCTGAGGATGTTGTTGCTGAGTACTACCAACAGCAAGTGGAGATGCTGGAGGGTTTTAGTGAGATGGACACACTTACAGATCGTGGTTTCCTTCCTGGAATGTCCAAG GAAGAACGAGAAAAAGTTGCCAGGAGTGAAACATTAGCCATACGGCTGTCTAACATTGCAAATATGGTTCTCTTTGCTGCAAAAGTGTATGCTTCAGTAAGGAGTGGCTCACTTGCTATTATCGCATCAACTTTGGATTCTCTTCTAGACTTGTTGTCAGGATTTATCTTGTGGTTTACTGCCTTTTCAATGCAAACACCAAATCCCTACAGATACCCAATTGGAAAAAAGCGTATGCAGCCGCTG GTGCTATTGGTAATTAAAAATTGA
- the LOC136456787 gene encoding serine/threonine-protein kinase AFC1-like: protein MEAQWLAEYPHQGADKRPRKRPRLAWDVAPTLFQPPKAIPMLYCGQELINGNFATAFLPPPPIYYTGPPQNLSPPWRPDDKDGHYVFVVGENLTPRYRILSKMGEGTFGQVLECWDLENQEAVAIKIVRSLQKYREAAMIEIDVLQRLGKHDFTGSRCVQIRNWFDYRNHICIVFEKLGPSLYDFLRKNSYRSFPIDLVREFARQILESVAFMHDLRLIHTDLKPENILLVSSESIRVPDYKVSIRPPKDGSFFKNLPKSSAIKLIDFGSTTFESQDHNYVVSTRHYRAPEVILGLGWNYPCDLWSVGCILVELCSGEALFQTHENLEHLAMMERVLGPLPKHMIVRADRRAEKYFKRGVRLDWPEGAASRESMKAVWKLPRLQNLVMQHVDHSAGDLIDLLQGLLRYDPNERLKAREALRHPFFTRCIRRCGF, encoded by the exons ATGGAGGCGCAGTGGCTCGCCGAGTATCCGCACCAGGGGGCCGACAAGCGGCCGCGCAAGCGGCCCCGGCTCGCCTGGGATGTCGCGCCCACGCTGTTCCAGCCCCCCAAG GCAATTCCGATGCTATATTGTGGGCAGGAACTAATTAATGGTAATTTCGCGACTGCATTTCTTCCGCCGCCACCGATTTATTACACCGGGCCTCCACAAAATCTTTCGCCTCCTTGGAGACCAGATGACAAGGATGGGCACTATGTTTTTGTGGTTGGAGAGAATCTCACACCAAGAT ATAGGATACTTAGCAAGATGGGTGAAG GGACATTTGGACAAGTTTTGGAATGCTGGGACTTGGAAAACCAAGAAGCAGTGGCTATCAAGATTGTGCGCTCCCTCCAGAAATACCGAGAGGCTGCTATGATAGAAATTGATGTGCTCCAGAGACTTGGGAAGCATGACTTTACTGGCAGCCG TTGTGTGCAAATACGGAATTGGTTTGACTATCGTAATCATATATGTATA GTATTTGAGAAGCTTGGGCCAAGCCTATATGACTTTCTGCGAAAGAACAGCTACCGTTCATTTCCTATTGATCTTGTTCGAGAATTTGCCAGACAAATATTAGAGTCTGTTGCAT TTATGCATGACTTGCGACTTATTCACACGGATCTGAAGCCAGAGAACATTCTTCTTGTTTCATCAGAGTCTATCAGGGTGCCTGATTATAAG GTTTCTATACGACCACCAAAGGATGGTTCTTTCTTCAAGAACCTTCCAAAATCTAGTGCTATCAAGCTGATTGATTTTGGGAGTACAACTTTCGAGAGCCAAGACCACAATTATGTGGTGTCGACAAGACATTACCGTGCACCAGAAGTTATCCTTG GCCTTGGTTGGAACTATCCATGCGACTTGTGGAGTGTGGGTTGCATTTTAGTTGAGCTCTGTTCG GGGGAAGCTCTCTTTCAAACACATGAAAATTTGGAGCATTTGGCTATGATGGAGAGGGTCTTAGGGCCCCTCCCAAAGCATATGATTGTCAGAGCTGA TCGACGTGCTGAAAAATACTTCAAGCGCGGAGTAAGATTGGACTGGCCAGAGGGAGCGGCCTCACGGGAGAGCATGAAGGCAGTCTGGAAATTGCCTCGTCTGCAG AATCTTGTCATGCAACATGTTGATCATTCTGCTGGAGATCTAATTGATCTTCTTCAAGGACTCCTTCGGTATGATCCTAATGAGCGCCTTAAAGCACGTGAAGCTCTACGACACCCTTTCTTTACCAGATGCATCAGAAGATGTGGTTTCTGA